The Trichosurus vulpecula isolate mTriVul1 chromosome 3, mTriVul1.pri, whole genome shotgun sequence genome includes a window with the following:
- the LOC118844666 gene encoding zinc finger protein 829-like — protein sequence MVTFKNVAVDFTQEEWDLLDHPQKELHKEVMVENAQNLLSLGLPVPRENVISYFEQREAPWMLEQEGLRSLCPEGEIRLEVKKIPAVLNLSAEVTQEQRFMGDGPCDFTWREISALHWRIHTGEKSYECNQCGKAFTVSSSLRVHENIHMGEKPYECNQCGEAFTQRTHLNKHLKHHTGEKPYECNQCGKTCTGGANLTIHQRIHTGGKSYECNQRGKTFAQKDYLTIHQRVHTGEKTFECNQCGKAFTKRANLTVHQRIHTGTLASWLTLDQEPP from the exons ATGGTGACATTTAAGaatgtggctgtggacttcactCAGGAGGAGTGGGACCTCTTGGACCATCCTCAGAAGGAGTTGCACAAGGAAGTGATGGTGGAGAATGCCCAGAATCTGCTCTCCCTGG GGCTTCCAGTTCCCAGAGAAAATGTGATCTCCTATTTTGAGCAAAGGGAAGCACCATGGATGCTGGAGCAAGAAGGCCTGAGGAGCCtctgtccag aaggagaaatcagaCTTGAAGTGAAGAAGATTCCTGCAGTCCTAAACCTTTCTGCAGAAGTAACTCAGGAGCAAAGATTCATGGGTGATGGTCCCTGTGACTTCACTTGGAGAGAAATCTCTGCTCTTCATtggagaatccacactggagagaaatcttatgaatgcaatcaatgtggaaaggctttcacagtcAGCTCCAGTCTTAGAGTACATGAGAACATCCACATGGGAGAGAAACCTTacgaatgtaatcagtgtggagaGGCTTTTACACAGAGGACTCATCTTAATAAACATCTGAAAcaccacactggagaaaaaccttatgaatgtaatcagtgtggaaaaacTTGTACAGGTGGGGCCAATCTTACcatacatcagagaatccacactggagggaaatcttatgaatgtaatcaacgTGGAAAGACTTTTGCACAGAAGGACTATCTTACCATACATCAGAGagtccacactggagaaaaaacttttgagtgcaatcaatgtggaaaggcttttacaaaGAGGGCCAATCTTACTGTACATCAGAGGATCCACACTG ggacactggcctcctggctgacTCTTGACCAAGAACCTCCTTGA